The following are from one region of the Chromobacterium phragmitis genome:
- a CDS encoding acetoacetate--CoA ligase: MQARNTPIWSPSAERLAGCHLTAFARLAETVCGKELPDYHRLWRASVEDPGRFWSLVWDYCGVIGDKGGVALENGDDMLAARFFPEARLNFAENLLRRDDDSLAVVFRGEDKIEQKLSWHELNQLVSRLQQAMRAAGIQPGDRVAGFMPNMPAALAAMLAASSLGAVWTSGSPDFGTDGALDRFGQTEPRILFCPDGYWYNGKAVDIRAKMIHLAEKLPSVERFVVVPYLGDGADFAAAVPRAQTLDAFLAGFDARPVEYLRLPFNHPLYILYSSGTTGKPKCIVHGAGGTLLQHLKEHQLHADVHAGDHLFYFTTCGWMMWNWLVSGLASGAALMLYDGSPFADEGRVLWDYAAEHGFTHFGTSAKYIDSLRKTPIVPARDWQLAKLRSLFSTGSPLVAESYDWVYENIKADLNLASISGGTDIVSCFALGAPTLPVYRGELQCRGLGMAVDIYDEMGRPLYREKGELICKKPFPSMPIGFWNDPDGEKYRQAYFGRFPNIWCHGDYAEVTEHDGVIIYGRSDAVLNPGGVRIGTAEIYRQVEAFPEILESLAVGQTWQDDERVVLFVKLREDAALDEELVNRIKAQIKSGASPRHVPARIIAVADIPRTVSGKIVELAVKNVIHGRPVNNVSALANPEALKLFENLSELGE; this comes from the coding sequence ATGCAAGCACGCAATACCCCGATCTGGAGCCCGTCCGCCGAGCGGCTGGCCGGCTGCCATCTCACCGCCTTCGCCCGCCTGGCCGAAACCGTTTGCGGCAAGGAGTTGCCCGACTACCACCGCCTGTGGCGCGCCAGCGTGGAAGACCCGGGCCGCTTCTGGTCGCTGGTCTGGGACTATTGCGGCGTGATCGGCGACAAGGGCGGCGTGGCGTTGGAGAACGGCGACGACATGCTGGCCGCCCGCTTCTTCCCCGAAGCGCGGCTCAATTTCGCGGAAAACCTGCTGCGCCGGGACGACGACAGCCTGGCCGTGGTGTTCCGCGGCGAAGACAAGATCGAGCAGAAGCTGAGCTGGCATGAGTTGAACCAGCTGGTTTCCCGCCTGCAGCAGGCGATGCGCGCCGCCGGCATCCAGCCGGGCGATCGCGTGGCCGGCTTCATGCCCAATATGCCGGCCGCGCTGGCGGCGATGCTGGCCGCCAGCAGCCTGGGCGCGGTATGGACCAGCGGCTCGCCCGACTTCGGCACCGATGGCGCGCTGGACCGTTTCGGCCAGACCGAGCCCAGGATTCTGTTCTGCCCCGACGGCTACTGGTACAACGGCAAAGCGGTGGACATCCGCGCCAAGATGATCCACCTGGCGGAAAAACTCCCCAGCGTGGAGCGCTTCGTGGTGGTTCCCTATCTGGGCGACGGCGCCGACTTCGCCGCCGCCGTGCCGCGCGCGCAGACGCTGGACGCGTTCCTGGCCGGCTTCGACGCGCGCCCGGTGGAATACCTCCGCCTGCCGTTCAACCACCCGCTGTACATCCTGTACTCCAGCGGCACCACCGGCAAGCCCAAGTGCATCGTCCACGGCGCCGGCGGCACACTGCTGCAGCACCTGAAAGAACACCAGCTTCACGCCGACGTCCACGCCGGCGACCACCTGTTCTACTTCACCACCTGCGGCTGGATGATGTGGAACTGGCTGGTAAGCGGCCTCGCCTCCGGCGCGGCGCTGATGCTGTACGACGGCTCGCCGTTCGCCGATGAAGGCCGCGTGCTGTGGGATTACGCCGCCGAGCACGGCTTCACCCACTTCGGCACCTCGGCCAAATACATCGACAGCCTGAGAAAGACCCCCATCGTCCCCGCCCGCGACTGGCAGCTGGCCAAGCTTCGCAGCCTGTTCTCCACGGGTTCCCCTCTGGTGGCGGAAAGCTACGACTGGGTATACGAGAACATCAAGGCCGACCTCAACCTGGCCTCCATCTCCGGCGGCACCGACATCGTGTCCTGCTTCGCGCTGGGCGCGCCCACGCTGCCGGTGTACCGCGGCGAACTGCAATGCCGCGGCCTTGGGATGGCGGTGGACATCTACGACGAGATGGGCCGCCCGCTGTATCGCGAAAAAGGCGAGTTGATCTGCAAGAAGCCGTTCCCATCGATGCCGATAGGCTTCTGGAACGATCCGGACGGCGAGAAATACCGCCAGGCCTACTTCGGCCGCTTCCCCAACATCTGGTGCCACGGCGACTACGCCGAAGTCACCGAGCACGACGGCGTAATCATCTACGGCCGTTCCGACGCGGTGCTCAACCCCGGCGGCGTGCGCATCGGCACCGCCGAGATCTACCGCCAGGTGGAAGCGTTCCCGGAAATCCTGGAAAGCCTGGCCGTCGGCCAGACCTGGCAGGACGACGAGCGCGTGGTGCTGTTCGTCAAGCTGCGCGAGGACGCGGCGCTGGACGAAGAGCTGGTCAATCGGATCAAGGCGCAGATCAAGAGCGGCGCCAGCCCCCGCCACGTGCCGGCGCGCATCATCGCGGTGGCCGACATCCCGCGCACGGTCAGCGGCAAGATCGTGGAGCTGGCGGTGAAAAACGTGATCCACGGCCGCCCGGTCAACAATGTCAGCGCGCTGGCCAATCCGGAAGCGCTGAAACTTTTTGAGAACCTGAGCGAATTGGGCGAATGA
- a CDS encoding hydroxymethylglutaryl-CoA lyase has translation MQSVKIVEVGPRDGLQNEKLPLSAEIKLELIRRLSETGLSAIEAGAFVSPKWVPQMAGSAEVLAALDASGPIAYPVLVPNDRGLDAALAAGAREIAVFGAASESFSQKNINASIAESLRRFESVARRARDAGVKVRGYVSCVAGCPYEGKIAPGKVAEVARALADMGCYEISLGDTIGVGTPASVREMLDAVLDALPAKQLAGHFHDTYGMAVANIRAALDAGLRVFDASVAGLGGCPYARGASGNVATEDVAYLLAGEGYHSGIDLTKLVDVAWFIADALGKPPASKLAHALGRQS, from the coding sequence ATGCAAAGCGTCAAGATTGTGGAAGTCGGTCCGCGCGACGGGCTGCAAAACGAGAAACTGCCGCTGAGCGCGGAAATCAAGCTGGAGCTGATCCGCAGGTTGTCCGAAACCGGCCTGTCCGCTATCGAGGCCGGCGCCTTCGTCTCGCCCAAGTGGGTGCCGCAAATGGCCGGCAGCGCCGAGGTGCTGGCCGCGCTGGACGCCTCCGGCCCCATCGCCTATCCGGTGCTGGTGCCCAACGACCGGGGGCTGGACGCGGCGCTGGCGGCCGGCGCGCGCGAGATCGCCGTGTTCGGCGCGGCCAGCGAGAGCTTCAGCCAGAAAAACATCAACGCCAGCATCGCAGAAAGCCTGCGCCGCTTCGAGAGCGTGGCCCGCCGCGCGCGGGACGCCGGCGTCAAGGTGCGCGGCTATGTGTCCTGCGTGGCCGGCTGCCCCTACGAAGGCAAGATCGCGCCCGGCAAAGTGGCCGAAGTGGCCAGGGCGCTGGCCGACATGGGCTGCTATGAAATCTCGCTGGGCGACACCATAGGCGTGGGCACGCCGGCGTCGGTGCGGGAAATGCTGGACGCGGTGCTGGACGCGCTGCCGGCCAAGCAACTGGCGGGACACTTCCACGACACCTACGGCATGGCCGTCGCCAACATCCGCGCGGCGCTTGATGCGGGGCTGCGCGTGTTCGATGCATCGGTCGCCGGATTGGGCGGCTGCCCGTACGCGCGCGGCGCGTCCGGCAACGTCGCCACCGAAGACGTGGCCTACCTGCTGGCCGGCGAGGGCTACCACAGCGGCATAGATCTCACTAAACTGGTGGACGTCGCCTGGTTCATCGCCGACGCGCTGGGCAAGCCCCCCGCCTCCAAGCTGGCGCACGCGCTCGGCCGCCAGAGCTGA
- a CDS encoding GyrI-like domain-containing protein yields MDPVIINHPGLALAGYGIDTRLENGDNLRQIPAFWNDYAQRLRQPLLESLGRPHAPEYGVTCDFNPADGSFRYLIAMECPADGEPPADSERRALPPAKYAVFTTPPAADPARFGEAIVATWQHIYGQWLPASAKWEHAIGASFERYDGRCAPGQPSLQMDIYIPVQPKR; encoded by the coding sequence ATGGACCCCGTCATCATCAATCACCCCGGCCTGGCCCTGGCCGGCTACGGCATCGATACCCGGCTGGAAAACGGCGACAACCTGCGCCAGATTCCGGCCTTCTGGAACGATTACGCCCAGCGGCTGCGACAACCGCTGCTGGAGTCGCTGGGCAGGCCGCACGCTCCGGAATACGGCGTCACCTGCGACTTCAACCCGGCGGACGGCAGTTTCCGCTACCTGATCGCCATGGAATGCCCGGCCGATGGCGAGCCGCCCGCCGACAGCGAGCGCCGCGCCCTGCCGCCGGCCAAATACGCGGTGTTCACCACGCCGCCGGCGGCCGATCCGGCCCGGTTCGGCGAAGCCATCGTCGCAACCTGGCAGCACATCTACGGGCAGTGGCTGCCCGCGTCCGCCAAATGGGAGCACGCCATCGGCGCCTCCTTCGAGCGCTACGACGGCCGCTGCGCCCCTGGCCAGCCCAGCCTGCAAATGGACATTTACATCCCCGTTCAGCCCAAGCGTTGA
- a CDS encoding tetratricopeptide repeat protein has product MHIALEAIQQLRQRGEHEAARRQTLELLRQQPQHAELHYLCACIHDSLGLEAEAIPHYQQALELGLSGDAAAEAWLGLGSSHRALGRFDAAEAALREGSGLFPQHHALRAFLAMALYNRGQHKEATQSLLTLLADGSADHGIRAYRRAIRFYAEDLDRTW; this is encoded by the coding sequence ATGCATATCGCCCTGGAAGCCATCCAACAGCTGCGCCAGCGCGGCGAGCATGAAGCCGCGCGCCGGCAGACGCTGGAACTGCTGCGGCAACAGCCGCAGCATGCCGAGCTGCATTATCTCTGCGCTTGCATCCACGACAGCCTGGGCCTGGAAGCCGAAGCCATCCCCCACTACCAGCAGGCGCTGGAGTTGGGCCTGAGCGGCGACGCGGCGGCCGAGGCCTGGCTGGGCCTGGGCAGCAGCCACCGCGCGCTGGGCCGCTTCGACGCGGCTGAAGCCGCGCTGCGCGAAGGAAGCGGGCTGTTTCCGCAACACCACGCGCTGCGCGCCTTTCTGGCGATGGCGCTGTACAACCGCGGCCAGCACAAGGAAGCCACGCAAAGCTTGCTCACCCTGTTGGCGGACGGCAGCGCCGATCACGGCATCCGAGCCTACCGCCGCGCCATCCGCTTTTACGCGGAAGACCTTGACCGAACCTGGTAA